The Dreissena polymorpha isolate Duluth1 chromosome 10, UMN_Dpol_1.0, whole genome shotgun sequence genome includes a region encoding these proteins:
- the LOC127848332 gene encoding polycomb group RING finger protein 6-like yields MSNNLAGFVVPQTDDWNRVVLATENFVVSQTEDWNGVVLATENRFVVPQTEDWDEEIRQYEAEQAQRELHTLSNVLNRDVDSRAKELMEEAIRADAIRQFKLCTICYISDKNCTLTKCGHTFCETCCVLMLGKYCGMCRATVTGWVRMLFTD; encoded by the exons ATGTCAAATAACCTTGCAGGGTTCGTTGTTCCGCAGACCGATGACTGGAACAGAGTGGTGCTTGCAACAGAAAATTTCGTTGTTTCGCAGACCGAGGACTGGAACGGAGTGGTGCTTGCAACAGAAAATAGGTTCGTTGTTCCGCAGACCGAGGACTGGGATGAAGAAATTCGACAGTACGAAGCAG AGCAAGCCCAGCGCGAGTTACACACGTTGTCAAACGTGTTAAACCGTGATGTGGACAGTAGAGCAAAAGAGCTGATGGAAGAGGCTATTCGAGCAGATGCCATTCGACAATTTAAACTGTGTACCATATGTTACATTTCCGACAAAAACTGTACTTTAACAAAGTGCGGACACACATTCTGTGAAACATGTTGTGTGTTAATGTTGGGAAAATATTGTGGGATGTGCAGGGCGACGGTTACAGGATGGGTTCGGATGTTATTTACTGACTAG